A single Mercenaria mercenaria strain notata chromosome 9, MADL_Memer_1, whole genome shotgun sequence DNA region contains:
- the LOC123547434 gene encoding uncharacterized protein LOC123547434 isoform X3, translating into MFKNHCLQAEKNKQKSTIKCDPCKESNKIKSADTYCKQCEEHLCEFCTRYHRAQKMTKNHDLIEPMSQSSGITTTPNCDPCSENEIQVKAISYCIECEENFCEVCGRRHTSLKISKNHKIVDVTNIISERSCKVCSQCQEDGRFVNAVKYCAECQEYFCAECCQIHKRYKVSKFHNLLEMEEVYKSSKQHSNSCSAHGTKVVEESLKRIEVRSRDVKPGPQGKKGIPGKPKSLNVLLDTITLSWDPPSQFDEKDHYEISFKLQDHDDKWKILPDKFATTIAEAKDLKSNTAHIFRVRVAGENNEGPWSAESDAILTSESLASQLIRFAVKIKDGDPAPAIYALPMTEIQAARDEKAMLRKFEFGANEAQGGEAKTIMLAGPVGTGKSTMVDGFVNYVLGVTWDDPFRFTVTNRTQQVPDGQIKNDQTQPHRARNSSSTSTDTERSDQRYRVR; encoded by the exons atgtttaaaaatcattgtcttcaagctgaaaaaaataagcaaaaatcgACAATTAAATGTGATCCATGCaaagaaagtaacaaaataaagtctgcagacacttATTGCAAGCAGTGTGAAGAACATTTATGTGAGTTTTGCACTCGATATCACAGAGcccagaaaatgacaaaaaatcacGATCTAATTGAACCAATGTCGCAATCTTCGGGTATTACAACAACTCCTAATTGCGACCCCTGTTCGGAAAATGAGATCCAAGTGAAAGCAATAAGTTATTGCATTGAATGTGAAGAAAACTTTTGTGAGGTCTGTGGACGGAGACATACatcattgaaaatatcaaaaaatcataaaattgttGACGTAACTAATATTATTTCCGAAAGAAGTTGTAAGGTTTGCAGTCAGTGTCAAGAAGATGGAAGATTTGTAAATGCTGTTAAGTATTGTGCAGAGTGCCAAGAGTATTTCTGTGCAGAATGCTGCCAAATACACAAACGCTATAAAGTTTCCAAATTCCATAACCTGCTTGAAATGGAGGAGGTTTACAAAtcaagcaaacaacatagcaatTCCTGTAGCGCACATGGTACAAAAGTAGTCGAAGAAAGTTTGAAAAGAAT tgaggTAAGAAGCCGAGATGTAAAGCCGGGTCCACAAGGCAAAAAG GGCATACCTGGGAAGCCGAAATCATTAAATGTTCTCCTAGATACTATAACATTGTCATGGGACCCACCATCACAGTTTGACGAAAAGGACCATTACGAGATAAGCTTCAAATTGCAAGATCATGACGATAAATGGAAGATCCTGCCAGATAAGTTTGCAACGACCATTGCTGAAGCAAAGGACTTGAAGTCGAATACCGCACATATTTTCCGTGTTCGTGTGGCGGGTGAAAATAATGAGGGACCATGGAGTGCGGAAAGTGATGCAATACTCACATCAGAGTCTTTGGCTTCTCAACTCATTAGATTTGCCGTGAAAATAAAGGATGGGGATCCAGCACCAGCAATATATGCTTTGCCAATGACGGAAATACAAGCGGCAAGGGATGAAAAGGCAATGTTGCGAAAGTTTGAATTTG GTGCAAATGAAGCACAGGGCGGAGAAGCCAAAACGATCATGTTAGCTGGTCCTGTGGGAACTGGAAAAAGTACAATGGTTGATGGATTCGTAAACTATGTACTCGGTGTCACTTGGGACGATCCTTTCAGATTTACGGTAACAAACAGGACACAACAAGTGCCAGACGGACAGATAAAAAATGAT caaacgcagccacacagggcgcgaaattcatcttctactagcacagacacagagcgatctgaccagaggtacagagtgagataa
- the LOC128559329 gene encoding gastrula zinc finger protein XlCGF46.1-like — MAEKMCIENPTESQETSSDEIKECDPCLISDKSSPAGKYCSECEENLCEDCARNHSKRKATSSHKLILIQETHSDTYLLCNPCTDNEKVSKAVSFCDMCEEYLCNTCTQSHKIRKATRLHEPINIEELNRYKKSAEKIPSCALCEESGIRSTASYYCEECEEYLCEMCKESHSIRKATKLHRPVPASSLKSNDSDEKTEKEESSKMCDPCTFLNKRVVAISFCTQCEELLCADCTNLHRIRKLTKAHALKRPESAEADKVECGICERRTDQRTVMYCNTCEEKLCRRCAN, encoded by the coding sequence ATGGCTGAGAAAATGTGCATAGAAAATCCTACGGAAAGTCAAGAAACAAGTTCTGATGAAATTAAAGAATGTGACCCGTGTTTAATATCTGACAAATCCAGTCCTGCAGGAAAATATTGCAGCGAATGTGAAGAAAACCTGTGTGAAGACTGCGCGAGAAATCACTCGAAAAGAAAAGCCACCTCGTCTCATAAGCTCATTTTGATACAAGAGACACATTCAGATACATATTTACTTTGCAATCCATGCACTGATAATGAAAAAGTATCTAAAGCTGTTTCATTCTGTGATATGTGTGAAGAGTACCTATGCAACACCTGTACACAATCCCACAAGATCAGAAAAGCCACACGTCTACACGAGCCAATAAACATTGAAGAGTTAAATCGGTATAAAAAGTCTGCTGAGAAAATACCATCTTGCGCACTATGTGAAGAGAGTGGCATTCGATCTACTGCGTCATATTACTGCGAAGAATGTGAAGAATATCTTTGTGAAATGTGCAAAGAAAGTCACTCCATTCGAAAAGCAACAAAGTTACACAGACCCGTTCCTGCCTCTTCCCTCAAATCAAATGATAGTgatgaaaaaacagaaaaagaagaaagCAGTAAAATGTGTGATCCATGCACTTTCTTAAATAAACGAGTAGTTGCCATATCATTCTGTACACAGTGCGAGGAGCTCCTCTGTGCTGACTGTACCAACCTACATCGAATAAGGAAGCTCACAAAAGCACATGCACTTAAAAGACCAGAAAGTGCTGAAGCCGATAAGGTGGAGTGCGGCATTTGTGAAAGAAGAACAGACCAAAGAACTGTTATGTACTGTAACACTTGCGAGGAGAAATTGTGTAGACGTTGTGCAAATTAA